In the genome of Mucisphaera calidilacus, one region contains:
- a CDS encoding AAA family ATPase — protein MPTPPEATLEQAERFRDDYRRIREQVTRVIVGQNTVVDGALTALFVGGHVLLEGVPGLGKTLLVRTLAEAMSLSFSRIQFTPDLMPADITGTTIVVEGQDEAGRTVRDFQFRKGPIFSQIVLADEINRATPKTQSAMLEAMQERSVTVSGGAGGTYTMDRPFLVMATQNPIEQEGTYPLPEAQLDRFLFKLEVGFVSRGELHEIIDRTTGSVEATVESVLDAETIIGHQQLVRSVIAAPNVRDYAVRAVLATHPESEYTTKMVRQFVRFGASPRAAQALILAGKARALLDGRVHLAIEDIRGVLAESLRHRVLLNFEGQAEGVTPDMVIGDLTESLPAEAAGVPGGA, from the coding sequence ATGCCAACTCCCCCTGAGGCGACCCTTGAGCAGGCCGAGCGTTTTCGAGACGACTACCGGCGGATCCGCGAGCAGGTGACGCGTGTGATCGTGGGTCAGAACACGGTGGTGGACGGCGCGTTGACGGCGTTGTTCGTGGGCGGTCACGTGCTGCTTGAGGGCGTGCCGGGGTTGGGCAAGACCCTGCTGGTGCGCACGCTGGCGGAGGCGATGTCGCTGTCGTTCTCAAGGATCCAGTTCACGCCGGACCTGATGCCCGCGGACATCACGGGGACAACGATCGTGGTGGAGGGTCAGGACGAGGCGGGCCGGACGGTGCGTGATTTTCAGTTCCGCAAGGGTCCGATCTTCAGCCAGATCGTGCTGGCGGACGAGATCAACCGCGCGACGCCCAAGACGCAGTCGGCGATGCTCGAGGCGATGCAGGAGCGGAGTGTGACGGTCTCGGGCGGCGCGGGGGGGACGTACACGATGGACCGGCCGTTCCTGGTGATGGCGACGCAGAACCCGATCGAGCAGGAGGGGACGTATCCGCTGCCGGAGGCGCAGCTGGATCGTTTCCTGTTCAAGCTGGAGGTGGGTTTTGTGAGTCGTGGTGAGCTGCACGAGATCATTGACCGGACAACGGGTTCGGTGGAGGCAACGGTCGAGTCGGTGCTGGACGCCGAGACGATCATCGGGCACCAGCAGTTGGTGCGTTCGGTGATCGCGGCGCCGAACGTGCGTGACTACGCGGTGCGTGCGGTGCTGGCGACGCACCCGGAGAGCGAGTACACGACGAAGATGGTGCGTCAGTTTGTTCGGTTTGGTGCCTCGCCTCGCGCGGCGCAGGCGTTGATACTTGCGGGCAAGGCGCGAGCGTTGCTGGACGGCCGCGTGCACCTGGCGATCGAGGATATTCGCGGGGTGCTGGCGGAATCGCTGCGGCATCGTGTGCTGCTGAATTTCGAGGGTCAGGCGGAGGGCGTGACGCCTGACATGGTGATCGGCGACCTGACCGAGAGTCTGCCGGCCGAGGCGGCCGGCGTGCCGGGCGGAGCGTGA